A window of the Brassica napus cultivar Da-Ae chromosome C5, Da-Ae, whole genome shotgun sequence genome harbors these coding sequences:
- the LOC106401641 gene encoding cytochrome c oxidase subunit 5b-1, mitochondrial, with translation MWRRIVSSGLKTVASDVAAASPRRSVRPLRFYLASNQASSSLFPRHFSSESVETVGKKKKVEDVMPIATGHEKEELEAELEGRRLLDIDFPEGPFGTKEAPAIVKSYYDKRIVGCPGGEGEDEHDVVWFWLEKGKSFECPVCTQYFELEVVGPGGPPDGHGDEDDEHHH, from the exons ATGTGGAGAAGAATCGTTTCCTCTGGTCTCAAAACCGTAGCCTCCGATGTCGCCGCTGCTTCTCCTCGTCGATCCGTGAGACCCTTGAGGTTCTATCTCgcatccaatcaagcttcttcttccctTTTCCCTCGCCATTTCAGCTCCGAATCAG TGGAGAccgttgggaagaagaagaaggtggagGATGTAATGCCCATTGCTACTGGACATGAAAAGGAGGAGCTTGAAGCTGAACTTGAG GGGAGGAGGCTGCTTGACATTGACTTCCCCGAAGGTCCTTTTGGAACTAAG GAAGCTCCTGCTATTGTAAAGTCCTACTATGACAAGCGAATTGTGGGATGCCCTGGTGGTGAAGGCG AGGATGAACACGATGTTGTGTGGTTCTGGCTGGAGAAAGGAAAGTCTTTTGAATGCCCGGTTTGCACTCAGTACTTTGAG CTGGAGGTGGTTGGTCCAGGTGGACCTCCCGATGGTCACGGTGATGAAGACGATGAGCACCACCACTGA
- the LOC106401640 gene encoding cytochrome c oxidase subunit 5b-1, mitochondrial isoform X1, with translation MWRRIVSSHLKALAADVAAASPRRSIATTTTARPVHFHRADNPASSSSVTPRCFSSESVETLAKKKVEDVMPIATGHEKEELEAELEGRRLLDIDFPEGPFGTKEAPAIVKSYYDKRIVGCPGGEGEDEHDVVWFWLEKGKSFECPVCTQYFELEVVGPGGPPDGHVDEDDEHHHY, from the exons ATGTGGAGAAGAATCGTATCCTCTCATCTCAAAGCCCTAGCCGCCGATGTCGCCGCTGCTTCTCCTCGTCGTTCGatagccaccaccaccaccgcgagACCCGTCCACTTCCATCGCGCTGACAATcccgcttcttcttcttccgtcaccCCTCGCTGTTTCAGCTCCGAATCAG TAGAGACACTAGCGAAGAAGAAGGTGGAGGATGTTATGCCCATTGCAACTGGGCACGAGAAGGAGGAGCTTGAAGCTGAACTTGAG GGGAGGAGGCTGCTTGACATTGACTTCCCCGAAGGTCCTTTTGGAACTAAG GAAGCTCCTGCTATAGTAAAGTCCTACTATGACAAGCGTATTGTGGGATGCCCTGGTGGTGAAGGCG AGGATGAACACGACGTTGTGTGGTTCTGGCTGGAGAAAGGAAAGTCTTTTGAATGCCCGGTTTGCACACAGTACTTTGAG CTAGAAGTGGTTGGTCCAGGTGGGCCTCCTGATGGGCACGTTGATGAAGACGATGAGCATCACCACTACTGA
- the LOC106401640 gene encoding cytochrome c oxidase subunit 5b-1, mitochondrial isoform X2, translated as MWRRIVSSHLKALAADVAAASPRRSIATTTTARPVHFHRADNPASSSSVTPRCFSSESETLAKKKVEDVMPIATGHEKEELEAELEGRRLLDIDFPEGPFGTKEAPAIVKSYYDKRIVGCPGGEGEDEHDVVWFWLEKGKSFECPVCTQYFELEVVGPGGPPDGHVDEDDEHHHY; from the exons ATGTGGAGAAGAATCGTATCCTCTCATCTCAAAGCCCTAGCCGCCGATGTCGCCGCTGCTTCTCCTCGTCGTTCGatagccaccaccaccaccgcgagACCCGTCCACTTCCATCGCGCTGACAATcccgcttcttcttcttccgtcaccCCTCGCTGTTTCAGCTCCGAATCAG AGACACTAGCGAAGAAGAAGGTGGAGGATGTTATGCCCATTGCAACTGGGCACGAGAAGGAGGAGCTTGAAGCTGAACTTGAG GGGAGGAGGCTGCTTGACATTGACTTCCCCGAAGGTCCTTTTGGAACTAAG GAAGCTCCTGCTATAGTAAAGTCCTACTATGACAAGCGTATTGTGGGATGCCCTGGTGGTGAAGGCG AGGATGAACACGACGTTGTGTGGTTCTGGCTGGAGAAAGGAAAGTCTTTTGAATGCCCGGTTTGCACACAGTACTTTGAG CTAGAAGTGGTTGGTCCAGGTGGGCCTCCTGATGGGCACGTTGATGAAGACGATGAGCATCACCACTACTGA